In Populus alba chromosome 1, ASM523922v2, whole genome shotgun sequence, a single window of DNA contains:
- the LOC118055269 gene encoding dehydrodolichyl diphosphate synthase 2: protein MLSLRLRSSVCKTLPPKKFFQFFSHQKTSDDQTHEFPPLAATKTNSGLKEEEKGGIEQAMQLPEGLRKESMPRHVAVIMDGNSRWARQRGMLTPSGHEAGVRSLKEFTRLCLQWGIKVVTVFAFSMDNWTRPKEEVDIVITMIENLLKSGLDDFIREGTRVSIIGDTSRVPKSLQRTICDIEEMTRENSKFHFIMAISYSGTYDVVQACKSVAQKVKDGVIQVEDINESVVQEELETKCCEFPFPDLLIRTSGELRISNFLLWQSAYSELFFAKALWPDFGKADFVEALTSYQHRQRRYGGRYS from the coding sequence ATGCTTTCGTTGCGCCTCCGCTCCTCAGTTTGCAAGACCCTTCCTCCTAAAAAATTCTTTCAATTCTTTAGCCATCAAAAGACCAGTGATGACCAAACACACGAATTTCCTCCACTTGCCGCAACGAAAACGAACTCCGGTCTCAAAGAAGAGGAGAAAGGAGGAATAGAGCAGGCTATGCAGTTGCCGGAGGGATTACGCAAAGAGTCCATGCCCCGGCATGTTGCTGTAATCATGGACGGAAATTCCAGGTGGGCTCGGCAACGAGGGATGCTCACTCCTTCAGGTCATGAAGCTGGCGTGAGGTCATTGAAAGAGTTTACAAGGCTTTGCCTTCAATGGGGTATTAAGGTTGTCACCGTTTTTGCATTTTCTATGGATAATTGGACGAGGCCTAAGGAGGAGGTTGATATCGTCATCACTATGATTGAGAATCTGTTAAAGTCTGGTTTGGATGATTTTATCAGGGAAGGTACTCGAGTCTCTATAATAGGTGATACCTCAAGGGTCCCAAAGTCTTTGCAGAGAACGATATGTGACATAGAAGAGATGACAAGAGAGAACTCAAAATTCCATTTCATCATGGCTATCAGCTATAGCGGGACATATGATGTTGTACAAGCATGCAAAAGTGTTGCTCAAAAGGTGAAGGATGGTGTGATTCAAGTAGAGGACATCAATGAAAGTGTAGTTCAAGAGGAATTAGAAACCAAGTGTTGCGAGTTTCCTTTTCCTGATTTGTTAATTAGAACAAGTGGTGAACTTAGAATTAGCAATTTTTTGCTGTGGCAGTCAGCCTATAGTGAGCTCTTCTTTGCAAAAGCACTATGGCCTGATTTTGGAAAGGCTGATTTTGTAGAGGCCTTAACTTCATATCAACATAGGCAGAGACGTTATGGTGGTCGATATTCATAA